In Chitinophaga oryzae, the sequence GTTAATCCGAAGACGTTTAGATTCTGTTAACTAAATCAGAACGGATTGCCAGTAATATTACGGTACTAACACTGCGTTATGGAAAATAGTAACAAATGAAATGCATACATCTAACAAATATCTCAGCTAAACCCCAATCGGCTTGTCCAGGCCAGTTGGATTTTTTCCAATCAATGGTTGACTAAATTTATAGGCTGGTTAAACCGGCAGTTTCCGACGCCCGATTTAATCAACGCATTTACTACCCCGTGGTATACGCTACGGGGGCTTAACCGAAAAAAGTTGCTTATCCGTTTTACCCGAATCCCCTGCTTCACTCTTTCGTTTCATGGCCTGCGGTACGCGGCATTTCACCGTTGAAACATTACGCGACAGGCGCCGGAACCGTTCTCTTTCCAGCCCATTTAAAACTGTTTTATAGCGAATAAATATTCACTTATATTTGTAGGGTGAAATTGAAGGACGATAAGAAGTATGCCCGTATTTTCAGGGCTGTGCTCAAGCTGGTCGCCAAAAAGGGCCTGGCGGGCATGACCATGGGAGATATTTCCAGAGAAGCAGGGATCGCCACCGGCACCCTCTATGTTTATTTCGACAGCAAAGACGCGCTGATCAACGCGTTGTTTGCAGCCTGCCGGGAGAATTCCGTGACGGTATCCTTCCGGGACTATGACCCGCAGGCGCCGTTCAAACCCGGTTTCCGGCATATCTGGATGAACATACTCCGTTACCGGTTGCAACATTTCGAAGAGTTCATTTTCCTGGAACAGTGTTACCACTCTCCTTATATCACCGCCGCTACGCGGGAGAAGGCGAGGCAGCTGGCTGAACCGTTTTATGCGCTGATAGCGAGAGGACAGGCAGAACAACTGATTAAAAATGTGGAAAGGGATTTACTGATTACCTTTATTATCGGGTCCATGAATGAGCTGGTAAAACAGATCCATTACAGCGGCACCGCCCTCACAAAGGCCAGGATGAGCACCACCTTCGACCTCTGCTGGGACGCTATCAAAGCCTGACAAACACAGATAACCGAATAATTATTCACACATAAATACACCGCATATGGCAGAAATATTGATCGCAGTCGACCTGAGTCCATTCTCTGAACAGGTGATCAGCACCGGCGTAGAACTGGCAGAAAAAATGCACGCCGCCGTTTCGCTGTTCACCGTGATCGAAATCGGTATTGGCCTCGGCCTGCCGGAAGCCGGGCCCGTATTTACCGATGACATACAAGGCAGGATCAAAGAAGCAGAAGACATTCTTCAGACGTACAAAGAAAAGTACCCTACTGCCAATATCAACATCCGTGTAACGACCGGCAACCCGAAAAACGAAACACTGGATGAAGCCCACAACGGGCAGACGGCCATTCTCGTGGTAGGCACCCACGGGCGCACCGGTCTCAATCACATGCTGGTAGGCAGCACGGCGGAATATATTATCCGTCACGCCCGCATACCCGTACTCGTGGTCCCCTACAACACCGACGAACACTAGGCAACAACACTCAACAATGATAACGCAACAGCAAACGGCCCTGTCTGTTGCAACTTATCCCGGCTCCGGCCGGGATATTTTTTTGCTTTTTAACCTAACGGGAAAGCTTATATTTATACTGAATTAGTTATTGCAGGATCCCTGTATCCAACCTCCGCTCCCAGCCCCAAAACCGGGCCCTATACCGCTTTGTCCCCCTTATCCACTCATCCCTTAATTTTCTTGTGCATGAAAAAGAACTACACGCTTCTTCGTCTGGCAGCATTACTGCTATTCCTGCTGGCGTCCCAGACAACGTGGGCGCAGCTGAAAATCGGTGATAATCCGTCAACCATCAACAAAGCTTCTATTCTTGAACTGGAGAGCCTCCGGCAGGGCCTGCTGCTTCCCCGCATTCCGGATACCACCCTGGCGCCGCTCACCACCGCGCCCGACGGGATGATCATCTATTTTACCGGCACACAGAGCCTCCTGGTACGCCGCGGCGGATACTGGGCCAAACTGGCCGACAGCCTTTCCGTATCCGGCAGCAGCTGGCAACTCAAAGGCAACGCGGGCACCACGTCGGCAGACTATATCGGCACATCCGACAATCAGCCCTTGTCCATCAGGACCAACGGTACCGAAGCGATCAGTATCGGCGCCAATCAGAACGTAGCCCTCAAACAGGTGCCCGCCAGCACCTCGCTGATAAGCGTACTGGTCATCGATCCGGCTACCGGCACCGTCAACCAGCGGGACCTCTCCGCTGCGGCCTTCAATGACGCCATCCGTACGCTCAACGGCGTAGCCAGACAAGGATTTACCATCAGGGCAGACACCGTCAATGCAGCCTATGGCATCACCACCACGGCAGCAGACAGTACCATCACCATGAACGTTCCTATCGTGAACGGCACTACGCAGAAAACCGGTCTGCTTACCTACGCCGACTGGGCAAACTTCAGCAGTAAACAACAGGCCATCACCATCGGCGCTTTTATAAACACGCCGACCAACGCCAATGGCCTCGCCCTGGACCCGGCTACCGGCACCCTGCAACTGGTGGCCGCTGACGCCACCAATCCGGGCGGCGTATCGGTCACCAGCCAGACCTTCGCCGGCGTTAAAACATTCCGCGACAGCGCCAGCATGGCCGGCAACCTGGGTGTAACAGGAACCGCTTCCGTCGGCAACGGGCTGCGTGTCACCGCTGGCGGCGCCAATATCACCGGCAACGTAACCCTCGCCACCGCCCCGCCCACCGTCAGCACCGCCACCACCAGCGTGCTTTTCCGTAATCCCGCCACCGGCGCCATCGAAAACAGGCTGGTAGACTCCAGCGCTTTCTCCGTGGGCATACGGCAGATCAACGGACAAACCGGTCCCGCCATCTCCTTCCTCACCGGTACAACCGGTACCGATGTCAACATCGACAGTACCTCCGTTACCAACCGCATCACCATCAACGTGCCCGATGCCAGCACCACGGCACGCGGGGTGGTCAACGATTCCACGCAGACCTTTGCGGGCAACAAAACCCTGCGCGACTCCCTCGCCGTAGGCAAAGGCGCCAACATCGGCAGTGCCGCCGGCGCCAACTCCACCCTGCAGGTAAGCGGCTCCATGTCCATGAACATCCGGTCCGTCAACAGCTCCGGCAGCCTCACCGAAACAGACAACACCGTACTGGTAAACGCTTCCACCGGGTCCGTTACCATCACCCTGCCTCCCGGCACCAACATCGTTGGCCGTGTATATACCATCAAAAAAACCGGCGGCAGCATCGACAACAGCGTAATCATCCAGCCTACCGGCGGACAGATAGAGGGTGGCAGCAATTACACCATCTACAACAACTACACCTATGTAACCATTCAGACAGACGGCACCAACTGGTGGGTCATCAAGAAATAGACAACGACACATTACTGGTGCTAAACTGTTATTATGCTGAAAATCATATTACATGGCTGCGCGCTCACCTGCGCGCTGTTGCTGCTGTGGCAAGGGCTGCAGGCGCAACAGCTGCTGCTGAGCGATACCGTTGCTGCCACCACCAAATCAGCCTTGCTGGAAATAAGAGCGAAGACCCAGGGCCTGTTGCTTCCCCGTATCCAGGACACCGCTGTAGCACCGCTCTCCTCTTCTCCCGACGGCATGCTGATCTACTATATCCCTGCCAGCAGCGTGATGGTAAGACGTAACGGAGGTTGGTCGCGCCTGGCAGATAGTATAGCCGTTACCGGTAGCAGCTGGAAACTGACCGGCAACACCGGTACTGATACACTCACTAAATTCGTCGGCACCACCGACGCTACCGGCCTGGTATTCAGGACCAACAATACCCAGCGGGTGACCATCTCCTCCACCGGTAATGTGGGCGTAGGCACCGCGACTCCTTCCGCCACCCTGCATGTCAACAGCGGCGTGGCCAATACTTCCGGCGTATTGTTACAAAACCTCACCAGCGCATCGCCGGTGACGGCCAGTGCCGCCGGTATCGGAGTGGACGCTACCGGCAAAGTGGTACGGATGGCCGCCGCACCGTTGTTTTACAACAAAAGCTCCTCCACCCCGCTGAACAATACCATAAAAATATGGGCCGATACCCTGTACAACGCAGGCGGAGGTTCGGTCACAGCCAACATCTCCAATGCCGGTTTTACCAATATCCTGAGTATTCAGGCTACTGGTTTAGGAGGTACAACAGGAGTTTCAGACGGTCCTATTCCTATCGTAGCCAGTTACACGACAACCGCTGTCAATCTGTTGATTGTCCGTGGCAACCTCGCAGTTCTGGCCATTCTGAATGGCTTGACGCAAGACACTGACAAATCACATAAAGTCTTTCTCACGGTCATCGGCTATTAGCCGGCCTAAAACAATATTTTATCCGGTACCTGCTCTACATATCGCTGCTATTGCTTCTTCCCGCCACCCTGGCGGGGCAGGCAGCTACATGGCTGCATCCCAATACGCGCATCGGCATCTTCGGTACAGACACCATCAGCATCTTCGGGGATATGGTCAATGAAGGCAATATCCTGTCCACCAGCGGCTCTGTAGTGAATTTCTTCGGACTACGCTGGCGTAACAGCAACAACGCGGTGATCCGTGATGAAAGCAGCGACGGCTTCAGCGCCACGGGCGGGTTATTCCGCTTCACACAGCCCGATCCGGCGCTTTACCAGCATATCACCGGCGGCTTCAGCGCTGTCATGAACACCGGGGCCAGTTTCCCCAACCTGAGTGTGGAAACATCCCCGGGCATTATCCTCGACGATCTCAGCGATCTCAAAGTGGTAAACGTACTGGATATACGAAAAGGGTATGTTTTCCTGAACGGCTGGAACCTGGTGGTAGGGCATCATACGCCGGGAGAGATCCTGCATTATTCTCCCGAACGGTTTATCGTTACCGCCGGCGGCTTCCTCTACCGCAGACAGATAGCCGCTTCCAGTGGCACCGTGGTATTTCCGGTAGGCACCCGTCCTGCCTCGTTTACACCTGCCGCCATTGCCAACAAAGGCACGATGGCCGATTTTCGTGTAGGGGTTACCGATAGCGCCTACCAAAACCTTACCACAGGCCCTAACCTGTTGCTGACAAGCGTTAACAAAACGTGGCAGGTAGACGTATCCCAACCGGACGCTGCTATCAACCTGTGGCTGGTGCATGGCTTCGGCGATGAAGGCCCGGTATATGAAGCTAACCGCAACACCAGCTACCTGGCCCGCTATCTGCCTTCCGGCTGGGACATCGCGGCACAGCGCGCAGCCCCTTTGTCGCCCAGCATCTTCTCCACCACCGGGCCGGACCATCAGGCGGCCTATGGCGTCAGGACATTTCAACACCTCGCGGCCACCAATTATTTCACCAGCCTGGTGGCAGAAACGGTCAACAGCCCCGAAAGAACCACGCTGCAATATTTTGAAGCCACCCGCAGCAACACCAACGCCGACAGCGTGCAGCTGCACTGGATCACCGGCCGGGAGTACTTCTGCGCCGGCTTCACCGTGGAACGTAAATACGCCGGTACCAATAACTTCGATTCCATCGGGTTCGTGAAAAGCAGCTCCCCCGGCGGCATCAGTTACTTCCCTGTTGGCTACGCAAGCACTGATTATCAACCCAATGATAAATTTATTTTCTACCGGCTGAAAGTCAGCATGACCGATGGAAGCTTCTTCTACGGGCCCGTGCGCCTCGTGAAAGGTAAAAACGAACGAGGTGATATTACCGTGTGGCCCAACCCCGTCCGCGGCCGTGTAGTGCACATTTACTACGGCGCCGGCGTACATGTGAAAGCCATCGCACTGCTGGATGTTCCCGGCAGGCGTATCCTGACAAAGGAATACCGGCAACCGCTGCCCACCCGCAATTATTATGAACTGGATATTCCTTCTTATCTCGCCAGGGGCATCTATTTTTTACAGTTCCTCGATGAAAACGGGCAAACGATACATACCGAAAAAATTGTCCTGATGGAATAGACATTAAAATACGCTTAAACTCTCTGCTATACGCGCCTTACACCAAAGTACAGGGTTAACTTTGTGGGTTAACGACAAAATCAAGTATTACCATTTACCATGCCTTTTGAAAAAAAGATCCTGTCTGCTGCTTTTCTGCGCAAGCTCCACTGGAAGGAGATGCTGGCCTTATTATTCATTCTGTTAGCGATTTATTTTTTCCGTTCCCAGCGTCATGAACTGAAATCACTGGTGCCCGCCGTTGAACGGGCCGACCGGGTATGGGCGATGATCGGCATAGCCATCACCGGTGTGTACATACTGCTGCAGGCGCTCATGTACGTGTTCAGTTTCCGTGCTGTCGGCGCCCGCCTCAGCCCTTATCTGGGTACTGAATTATTCCTGAAACGCAACCTGTTGTCCGTATTCCTGCCGGCCGGCGGTATCAGTTCGCTGGCCTATGTGCCGCAAAGCCTGCGCCGGTCGCAGTTACACAAACAGCAGATACATCAGGCATCCGGCATTTATGGCTTTATCGGTATCCTGTCTGTTTTCCTGGTGGGCATTCCGGTGGTGATGTATGCCATGCTGCATACCGGCAGCATGAAAGATGCCGCCTGGGGCCTCGCCGCCATCTGCGTATTGCTGGGTGCGGTAGTAGGGCTGGTACGGTCCATGCAAACCAAAGGTAAAGCTTACCGGCTGCTGATCCGGTATTTCCCGGCTACTGCGCACAAGGTGGATGAAATGTTTACCTTCCGGTTGTCACTTCCTTCCTTTACCTACACTGTTCTCGCATCTGTACTGATAGAAGTGGCCGGCGTGGCGCATCTCTACCTGAGCATGCTGGCCACCGGCGTCACGCCCTCGCTGGAAGCCGCCTGTGTGGGTTATATCGTTGCGACCATCTTCCTGATCATCTCTCCGTTTTTACGGGGACTGGGCGCCATTGAGCTGTCACTCGCTTACCTGCTCAGCAACTATGGCTACAGCACGCTGGAGGCATTGGAAATCACTTTATTATTCCGCCTGTTTGAATTCTGGCTGCCGCTGGCGGCCGGCATGGTGGCCTTTGCGCTGAAAGGCCGCGACCTGGTTCTGCGATTGCTGCCGCCCATCCTGATTTTCCTGTTGGGTATGGTCAATATCTTCTCCGTACTGACGCCACCGTTAGCCTACCGTATGCATCTGCTGCGGGCCTATATTCCCGGTACGTCTATCCATGCATCCAACCTGCTGGTGGTATTTTCGGGGCTGGTACTGCTGGTTACCGCCACGTTTCTTTTCAGAGGGCTGCGCAGTGCTTGGATCGTGGCGTTGTCGGTATCGCTGATATCTGTACTGGGGCACATCGGCAAAGCGCTCGACTACGAAGAGGCCAGCCTTGCGCTGGTGACCAGTATCCTGCTGCTGATCACCGCCCGGCAGTACCGTGTAAAAAGCAATCCGCAACTGGTGAACATCGGCGTTGTTACGGCCGTCGCTACCTTCCTGCTGGTGCTGCTTTTCGGCACCATCGGTTTCTATTTCCTGAACGTGCGGCACTTTGGTATTGACTTTACGCTGCAACAGTCGCTGCGCCATGCATTTCACTGTTTTATGCTGCTGGAAGACGATGGATTGCAACCGGTAACGCGGTTTGCGCGGGAATTTATGTCGGCCATCCGGGTATTGGGCGTGAGTTCATGGGCTTTCCTGTTCTATACCGTTATCCGTCCTTACCTGCCTGTATCCGGACATAACAACAGTTCTGCAGAGAAGGCCCGCTTCTACCTGAGCCAGTATGGTGATTCACCGATGGATTATTTTAAAGTGGGAGACGACAAGATACTGTATGTATCGGACCAGTATGAAGGTTTTATCGCTTACCGGGTGGCCAGCAGTTTTGCGATTGTGCTGGAAGAACCGGTTTGCAGCGAAGACAATAAACTGTTGCTGCTGGAGGAGTTTGAACAACAATGTAAGAAAATGGGCCTGCGGCCTGCTTTTTACCGGGTAGATGAAGACA encodes:
- a CDS encoding universal stress protein → MAEILIAVDLSPFSEQVISTGVELAEKMHAAVSLFTVIEIGIGLGLPEAGPVFTDDIQGRIKEAEDILQTYKEKYPTANINIRVTTGNPKNETLDEAHNGQTAILVVGTHGRTGLNHMLVGSTAEYIIRHARIPVLVVPYNTDEH
- a CDS encoding TetR/AcrR family transcriptional regulator; translation: MKLKDDKKYARIFRAVLKLVAKKGLAGMTMGDISREAGIATGTLYVYFDSKDALINALFAACRENSVTVSFRDYDPQAPFKPGFRHIWMNILRYRLQHFEEFIFLEQCYHSPYITAATREKARQLAEPFYALIARGQAEQLIKNVERDLLITFIIGSMNELVKQIHYSGTALTKARMSTTFDLCWDAIKA
- a CDS encoding phosphatidylglycerol lysyltransferase domain-containing protein, with protein sequence MPFEKKILSAAFLRKLHWKEMLALLFILLAIYFFRSQRHELKSLVPAVERADRVWAMIGIAITGVYILLQALMYVFSFRAVGARLSPYLGTELFLKRNLLSVFLPAGGISSLAYVPQSLRRSQLHKQQIHQASGIYGFIGILSVFLVGIPVVMYAMLHTGSMKDAAWGLAAICVLLGAVVGLVRSMQTKGKAYRLLIRYFPATAHKVDEMFTFRLSLPSFTYTVLASVLIEVAGVAHLYLSMLATGVTPSLEAACVGYIVATIFLIISPFLRGLGAIELSLAYLLSNYGYSTLEALEITLLFRLFEFWLPLAAGMVAFALKGRDLVLRLLPPILIFLLGMVNIFSVLTPPLAYRMHLLRAYIPGTSIHASNLLVVFSGLVLLVTATFLFRGLRSAWIVALSVSLISVLGHIGKALDYEEASLALVTSILLLITARQYRVKSNPQLVNIGVVTAVATFLLVLLFGTIGFYFLNVRHFGIDFTLQQSLRHAFHCFMLLEDDGLQPVTRFAREFMSAIRVLGVSSWAFLFYTVIRPYLPVSGHNNSSAEKARFYLSQYGDSPMDYFKVGDDKILYVSDQYEGFIAYRVASSFAIVLEEPVCSEDNKLLLLEEFEQQCKKMGLRPAFYRVDEDSTYYFSQLKKKKMLIGQEAIMDIRDFTLSGKDKKSLRNALNSLANKGYVTQLHAAPQSAAMLSALKEVSDEWLEQYEVKEMTFSQGLFDVDAMRDQDVITVTDADGRIAAFLNIIPDYAPGECTYDLIRKRTNAPGGVMDALIIALIQDAQAKDLQYLNLGMVPMSGISQPENTAEKMVKYAYEKLRFFRHYQGLREFKDKYATMWTNKYLIYEHDFDLIQLPAALSKVMQP